In a genomic window of Thunnus thynnus chromosome 16, fThuThy2.1, whole genome shotgun sequence:
- the LOC137200222 gene encoding GTPase IMAP family member 9-like, producing MLLYFILAGSRKQKNSDEVRIILVGKTGAGKSAAGNTILGREEFESELSSSSWTFQCKRAEREVGGRMVAVIDTPGLFDTNYTQKEVLAKIESCISLSSPGPHAFLVVLKLGRFTQEEEETMRVIQSTFGKEAAKYSIVLFTHGDKLKKQTIEDFISKSEKLTELIEACYGQYHVFNNQVRDQEQTDRLLEKIDRMTLKNGGRHYTTKMFRKAKKASKKEERRLLKELKAEEQRRRNDLQATVEREITFSTRGSLKHDAHDGSKCLLQ from the coding sequence atgTTGCTATATTTTATCTTGGCAGGATCTAGGAAGCAGAAGAACAGTGATGAAGTACGCATCATACTTGTCGGGAAGACAGGAGCGGGGAAGAGTGCAGCAGGAAACACCATCCTGGGAAGAGAGGAGTTCGAGTCAGAgctgtcttcctcttcctggACATTTCAGTGCaagagagctgagagagaggtCGGGGGTCGAATGGTCGCTGTCATCGACACTCCAGGGCTGTTTGACACCAATTACACCCAAAAAGAAGTGTTGGCAAAGATCGAGAGTTGTATTTCTCTGTCTTCTCCTGGTCCTCATGCCTTCTTGGTGGTTCTCAAACTGGGCAGGTTCacccaggaggaggaggaaaccaTGAGAGTGATTCAAAGCACTTTTGGCAAAGAAGCAGCTAAATACTCAATAGTTCTGTTCACACATGGAGACAAACTGAAGAAACAAACTATTGAGGACTTTATTTCAAAGAGTGAAAAACTCACAGAGTTAATTGAGGCTTGCTACGGGCAATATCATGTCTTCAACAACCAAGTGAGAGACCAGGAACAGACTGATAGGCTCCTGGAGAAAATTGACAGAATGACTCTGAAGAATGGCGGAAGGCACTACACTACAAAGATGTtcagaaaagcaaaaaaggcCTCAAAGAAAGAGGAACGAAGACTTTTGAAGGAGCTGAAGGCAGAAGAGCAGCGAAGGAGGAACGACCTGCAGGCTACAGTTGAGAGAGAAATTACTTTTTCAACGAGAGGATCATTGAAACATGATGCACACGATGGCAGTAAATGTCTCCTGCAGTAG